A stretch of Elgaria multicarinata webbii isolate HBS135686 ecotype San Diego chromosome 5, rElgMul1.1.pri, whole genome shotgun sequence DNA encodes these proteins:
- the LOC134398759 gene encoding acetylserotonin O-methyltransferase-like has translation MNSIVKTVFQHQHGFIISQIMFTATELGVFDLLKSAKLLNAKTIAERLGTSPTGMEKLLDACVGFKFLRVERKENEGLYGNTDLANLCLAKSSPNSQYHFMKLSSEYFYPNMPYLLNAVREGKNQSELIHGISSNHIFDILSRSEEDSQRFSTAMDDAWSLHGREVMSAFDLSNFPLVCDVGGAGGTLAKECISLYPKSTVTILDLPEVVERAKKRFVSSEECRIAFKEGDFFKDPVPEADLYILSRVLYDWDDETCAQLLTKLHKACRPGGGVLISEPILNEDKTGPSEVHLQSMLLMVFTEGKVRTASEFNGLLSAAGFKDIQAKKGSIYDTILGRK, from the exons ATGAACTCTATTGTTAAAACCGTATTTCAACACCAGCATGGATTCATCATTTCACAG ATAATGTTTACTGCCACTGAGTTAGGAGTATTTGATCTGCTGAAATCAGCAAAACTCTTAAATGCAAAAACTATTGCTGAACGTCTGGGCACCAGCCCCACTGGAATGGAGAAGCTACTGGATGCTTGCGTGGGGTTCAAGTTCCTGAGAGTGGAGAGGAAGGAGAACGAAG GACTTTACGGAAACACAGACCTGGCTAATTTGTGCCTTGCTAAATCAAGCCCGAACTCTCAGTATCATTTCATGAAGTTGAGCTCTGAATACTTCTATCCGAATATGCCTTACCTTCTTAATGCTGTGAG GGAAGGAAAAAACCAGAGTGAATTAATACATGGCATTTCGTCAAACCATATATTTGATATCCTTTCCAg ATCAGAGGAAGACTCGCAAAGATTCAGTACTGCCATGGATGATGCTTGGAGTCTGCATGGTAGAGAAGTGATGTCTGCATTTGATCTTTCTAATTTCCCACTCGTTTGTGATGTGGGAG GAGCTGGTGGTACATTGGCTAAGGAATGCATTTCCTTGTATCCCAAATCTACTGTGACAATCTTAGACCTACCTGAAGTAGTAGAAAGAGCAAAGAAGCGTTTTGTGTCCTCAGAAGAATGCCGGATTGCTTTCAAGGAAG gggatttttttaaagatccaGTTCCTGAAGCTGACCTATATATTTTGAGTAGGGTACTGTATGACTGGGATGATGAGACGTGTGCGCAACTGCTAACCAAACTGCACAAGGCCTGCAGACCTG GTGGTGGAGTGTTAATCTCGGAACCAATTCTCAATGAAGATAAAACTGGCCCTTCAGAAGTCCACCTACAGTCCATGCTGCTAATGGTTTTTACTGAAGGAAAAGTACGGACCGCATCAGAGTTCAATGGGCTCCTCAGTGCCGCTGGCTTCAAGGACATTCAAGCAAAGAAAGGAAGCATCTATGATACTATTTTAGGAAGAAAATAA